One Camelina sativa cultivar DH55 chromosome 3, Cs, whole genome shotgun sequence genomic window carries:
- the LOC104779156 gene encoding bZIP transcription factor 60, whose protein sequence is MNKVILANLKKRLDSRKGRWPDELQGVLWAIRTTPRRATNETPFSLVYGVDAVVPADIEEFGSFDLLIDDNLFFDFDPSIVIDSPPAEDFFRSAPDSWIEEIESKLMSDENQEEEESLLELDHESVSEFIADLLIDYPINDSGSVDLVTEQAAAVKESTDLLVEKKSSDSGSEVQDDDSGKESTDLLVEKKANDSGSEVQDDDEGDDDDAGAKKRRRRVRNRDAAVRSRERKKEYVQDLEKKSKYLERECLRLGRMLECFVAENQSLRYCLQKGSGNNTPMMTRQESAVLLLESLLLGSLLWLLGVNFIRLFPYLSHTKCYLLQPEPEKLVLNGLGSSTNPSNTGVSRRCKGSRPRMKVQILTLVA, encoded by the exons ATGAATAAGGTCATTCTTGCTAACTTGAAGAAACGGCTCGATTCTCGCAAAGGGCGCTGGCCAGACGAACTGCAAGGCGTTCTTTGGGCAATTCGAACAACACCACGCCGGGCCACTAATGAAACACCTTTCTCCCTGGTTTACGGAGTTGATGCCGTAGTCCCAGCTGACATAGAG GAATTTGGTAGCTTTGATTTACTCATAGATGATAATCTCTTCTTCGATTTCGATCCTTCAATCGTCATAGATTCTCCACCGGCGGAGGATTTCTTCAGATCTGCACCGGATTCGTGGATCGAAGAGATTGAGAGTAAACTGATGAGTGATGAGaatcaagaggaggaggagagtctTTTGGAGTTGGATCATGAATCTGTTTCGGAGTTTATAGCGGATCTACTCATTGATTATCCGATAAACGATTCTGGTTCCGTTGATTTGGTGACCGAACAAGCCGCCGCCGTGAAAGAGAGTACGGATTTGTTGGTTGAGAAAAAGTCTAGTGATTCTGGGAGTGAGGTTCAGGATGATGATTCTGGGAAAGAGAGTACGGATCTGTTGGTTGAGAAGAAGGCTAATGATTCTGGGAGTGAGGTtcaggatgatgatgaaggtgacgatgatgatgctggggctaagaaaagaagaag GCGAGTAAGAAATAGAGATGCGGCGGTCCGGTCGAGGGAGAGGAAGAAGGAATACGTGCAAGatttagagaagaagagtaagtATCTTGAGAGAGAGTGCTTGAGACTGGGACGGATGCTTGAGTGCTTCGTTGCCGAGAACCAGTCTCTTCGGTACTGTTTGCAAAAGGGTAGTGGCAATAATACTCCCATGATGACAAGGCAGGAGTCTGCTGTGCTCTTGTTGGAATCCCTGCTGTTGGGTTCCCTgctttggcttctgggagtaaACTTCATTCGCCTATTCCCTTATCTGTCCCACACAAAGTGTTACCTCCTCCAGCCAGAACCAGAAAAGCTGGTTCTAAACGGGCTAGGGAGTAGTACCAACCCATCTAATACCGGCGTGAGTCGGAGATGCAAGGGTTCAAGGCCTAGGATGAAAGTCCAAATCTTAACCCTTGTGGCGTGA
- the LOC104777631 gene encoding glyceraldehyde-3-phosphate dehydrogenase GAPB, chloroplastic, with protein sequence MASHAALAVSRIPVAQRLQSKSAVHSFPAQCSSKRLEVAEFSGLRMSSNGGEASFFDAVAAQITAKAVTASTPVRGETVAKLKVAINGFGRIGRNFLRCWHGRKDSPLEVVVLNDSGGVKNASHLLKYDSMLGTFKAEVKIVDNETISVDGKIIKVVSNRDPLKLPWAELGIDIVIEGTGVFVDGPGAGKHIQAGASKVIITAPAKGADIPTYVMGVNEKDYGHDVANIISNASCTTNCLAPFAKVLDEEFGIVKGTMTTTHSYTGDQRLLDASHRDLRRARAAALNIVPTSTGAAKAVSLVLPQLKGKLNGIALRVPTPNVSVVDLVINVEKKGLTAEDVNEAFRKAANGPMKGILDVCDAPLVSVDFRCSDVSTTIDSSLTMVMGDDMVKVVAWYDNEWGYSQRVVDLAHLVASKWPGEKAVGTGDPLEDFCQTNPGDEECKVFE encoded by the exons ATGGCCTCACATGCAGCTCTCGCCGTCTCCAGAATCCCGGTCGCACAGAGGCTGCAGTCTAAGAGTGCCGTGCACTCCTTCCCTGCTCAATGCTCTTCCAAG AGGCTAGAAGTTGCTGAATTCTCTGGCCTGCGTATGAGCAGTAACGGTGGAGAAGCATCTTTCTTTGATGCCGTAGCTGCACAGATCACAGCCAAG GCTGTGACAGCATCCACTCCTGTTAGAGGAGAGACAGTGGCCAAACTGAAGGTTGCGATCAACGGGTTTGGAAGGATTGGTAGGAACTTCCTCAGGTGTTGGCACGGCCGTAAGGACTCTCCTCTCGAGGTTGTTGTCCTTAACGACAGTGGTGGTGTCAAGAAT GCATCCCACTTGCTCAAGTATGACTCCATGCTTGGAACCTTCAAGGCTGAAGTGAAAATTGTGGACAATGAAACTATCAGTGTTGATGGTAAGATCATCAAAGTCGTCTCCAACAGAGACCCTCTGAAGCTTCCATGGGCTGAGCTCGGCATTGACATCGTTATCGAG GGAACAGGAGTGTTTGTTGATGGGCCAGGAGCAGGGAAGCACATCCAAGCTGGAGCTTCAAAAGTGATCATCACTGCACCAGCCAAAGGTGCTGATATCCCTACCTACGTTATGGGAGTCAATGAGAAAGACTATGGTCACGACGTTGCTAACATCATTAG CAATGCATCTTGCACTACCAACTGTTTGGCACCTTTTGCTAAAGTCTTGGATGAAGAATTTG GAATCGTCAAGGGGACAATGACAACCACACACTCCTACACCGGAGACCAA AGGCTTCTAGATGCATCACACAGGGACCTAAGGCGTGCAAGAGCCGCAGCACTGAACATAGTGCCAACCAGCACAGGTGCAGCCAAGGCAGTGTCACTAGTGTTGCCGCAGCTGAAGGGTAAACTCAACGGCATTGCACTCCGTGTGCCAACGCCAAACGTCTCAGTGGTTGACCTTGTTATAAACGTTGAGAAGAAAGGTTTGACGGCAGAGGACGTGAACGAGGCCTTCAGGAAAGCCGCTAATGGACCGATGAAGGGCATTTTAGACGTTTGCGACGCCCCTCTTGTCTCTGTTGACTTCAGGTGCTCTGATGTCTCTACCACCATTGACTCTTCGCTCACAATGGTCATGGGTGATGATATGGTCAAGGTGGTTGCATGGTATGACAATGAGTGGGGTTACAg CCAAAGAGTAGTGGATTTGGCTCACCTAGTGGCTAGCAAGTGGCCAGGAGAGAAAGCTGTTGGAACTGGTGACCCTTTGGAGGATTTCTGCCAGACAAACCCGGGCGACGAGGAATGCAAAGTCtttgaatga